From Quercus lobata isolate SW786 chromosome 11, ValleyOak3.0 Primary Assembly, whole genome shotgun sequence:
ttaaaaagcaAGTATTTAATGTCAACCAAATTTATGAAATTGACTTGACCAATCCATCTCTCATCATCCATTTTTGGGTAACTGAAGTGTTCATGTTGAATAACTGTAATTTGCAAATCCCCACAAAAGgataatgaaaaataataatttcaggCAGAAGCAGATTTCTAATTCTGGAGCAAGAACTGAGATGAGAAGTGACCCTAGTAAATGACGATGGGGAAAAACTCAGGATTGTGCAAAGCTTGAGAAGTTAACTATAAAGTCATCAATAAAGGTCTGTAATTACATACCTATTATATCTCAGCATGCTTGTGAAACATGCCCTAACATcttcagggaaaaaaaaaaaaaaaatggcgaaAATGGCCAACTGGCCTTAAAAACGaaactatctagttagtaggcTCTCTTTAGAAACATATTTCAtttatagcatctcgagtcttaaagactcgattttgggcttCAAAATCGGCTCTTTAAGGCTCGGTTTGTATGCTTGACCACGTCTGATGTGGCAGAGTTGCCATCTGGCATtgacatggaaatcgagtctcttagactcgatttccacaTGTATTGCAAccggaaatcgagtcttagagactcggtTTCCTAttggggtttttcaaatttaacGTCTTCGTCTATTGCATTTGTCTCACTTTCACTCACACTCACGCTCAcaccctctcactctcacacaaaCCAGAGCGCTCTGACTCTCTCACCCTCAGTCttacattttcatttcccaCACTCACAaaactctctcattttctctctatctctcacacggcctctcacattctctctctatctctcacacGGCCTCTCACATTCACACAcgctcacacacacacagaacCCTGCCGGTGTCGACGAGCAgagcccagcccagcccagcgACGACGCCGACGAGGCTGAGCCCAGCCATCGGCTCCTCTCCTCgtcaatctctctctccctcactaGGAGATCCTTTCtccttttctccctctctctcattacCACCCCCATACCCATTCATTTTTCCTCACCATAACCATACCCATACCCATTCCGATTTTGGTTGGTAagttatttatatgattttttgttttgattaatgtgaaattttgggtttggatttggatacTTAACATctaggttatttatttaattttcagttttgatttttgtgaaatttgggtttggattttgtggtagatactttatttaatttttattttatgatttttatgaaatttgggtttggatttggtgaGTGCAGATGACATTCAACTCTCTTTGGCTGAAGTCAAACTTGCTTGGTTACCCATTCCGATTTTGCTTGGtaagttatttatttgattttttgttttgattattgtgaaattttgggtttggatttggatacTTAAcatttaggttatttatttaattttcagttttgatttttgtgaaatttgggtttggattttgtggtagatacttatttaatttttattttatgatttttatgaaatttgggtttggatttggtgaGTGCAGATGACATTCTTGCTTGGATAGTGCATATTGTTGCTGCCATCCTTAAGACTTTCCAAATTTCTGGCTTCAGGTTAGATTGTTATTGCTGATTAGGATTATAGCTTTTACGAGAGAATTGTATATCTCATTAGGCCCATTTGCTTGTCTATTAGGAGCTTAGAACTTACAAGTTTATATGAAATAGTTATCTCATATATTTATAGTGCTTGCGTACCAttacaaattactaaattatatgCATATAAAAAAGCACTTAGTAGTTTGctattgaagaaacaaattacATAGTCTTTTTTCAGTTATGTATTTTGGTTGATTGgttatgatttaggtttttCGGTTAGGAATGGTtttgtttaattagtttaaatagATGGATTAGATTTAGTTTTGATTAAGGGATTTTGGTTAGAAGTTTTTTTTACGTTAGCTGGCTTGGCATAAATTGGTTTTAGGTATCTAGAATCGATTTTGCATATTTGGGTGGCTCTGATTCGGTGAACAAAGCACATAGAACTTACGGCTTTAAGCTACGGGTGCTTTTGAACTCTAGGAAGCAAATGCCTCTTtgaaaacaaaacctaaacccTATTCAATTATTGAGGGGGATTTAAACGCTGTTTTCCTTATATAAGAGATCAGGAAATGTCACTAAATTACAAGATTCTTGGCCCATTTAAACTGATTCTAAAGTAGAAATGGACAACAATATCTCTAGAAAGTTTAGATGTTCAAACAAGCATATCTCATCCAATTTAGTCTGATTTAGAACTGGGTTCTAAGTTGGCTATGGAAaagtcaacaaattttttttcttggtcattaatattagtataaaacacaaataatgtgtcacatcatattatttttcaagtATAAGCATGATTTGTCAATTATCACCAAAGTTGTATCAACACCACTTTAAATGCTATCTTTACTAGCGTTGTCAACTTGTCATTAGAATCTGGCTTATTAGccacttcttttttgtttctttttttatttttttctccccttcttattttttttgtttttgattagTCATTAGCTACTTCACAATTTGTCTACATCGGCATTCCTCTTTTACCAAACTTTTGCATAAGATTTCTCATTCCGAagggataaaataaaataaaatagagaaaagtcAAAATATCCTCCATTTAAGATTATGTCTTACTGCTTTACCActattaaaacttaaattatcattaaaaataacCCAATTGATGGGTTTCCAagagattttaagaaaaagtacaaagaaCAGTGGGCAATTTATTATGCCATAATGCTGTATGAAGAAAGCAACTAGTCTTTGTTGAGCAGATAATAACTGCTTGTTTGAGGAATTGGTTTTCTATTTGATGGTAACTGCCAGGTTGGCTCCCTCTCAGACAAGCAGTTAAATAAAGAACATCAGTTACTGAAACCATAAGATCTTTAAAAAAGGAATAATTGAACTTCAAACTAAAAGTTGCTACAAAGGTATTGTGTCGATGtttttttgatacattttaAGTTGGGAGTGGGGATTTAAACCCTAGATGTCTCTGTTGAAAACACCAAGCAACGTAATTGAACTATAAGGCTTCTTGGCAAAAGTAGTGAATCaaagttaaattattattaaataaaatgcattactaTAGCCGCAATATACCTTGTCAAGGTCCTTAACAATTTTAGCCTCTGGTGAAGAATTCTCCTCATATTCTGAGAAAAAATCACCTATTTCCTGGGCTGCAATTTATAAATAGGAAGTCAAAAATTGTCAAACAACTAATTACTTTCAGGTAGAGGAATAACAAATTCATTTTCCTCACATTGACAACAACACGTGCGCACACATAGAGTTAGTGAATAAAGTACCTCTTGACCCTCCACCAAGTAATTTGCACATGTGGTCTAATGCTTCTCGTTCTTGTCGACTCTTCTCTTCCTTTGAAATCCCATCTGAAGGTGTAATGTCCCCAACAATggctattcaaaaaaaatttcacaaggtaaaaataacttttaatcGTTCACCAAGAGAATTTACTAAAGAAAAGCACAAATAAGTAGAGATTATACAATGATCCTCATAAATCACGACTAATAGAACTTTTAAACATTTAAGGTCACATAATTGTAGTTTACTTGTAAAAGGATTAGTTCAATCTACTGCAATATCATATGGATCCAATCCACTTACGTGTGGCTTTGGACCATTATTCaatatagggaaaaaaatgggAAGGTTATGAACACCTAAGTGTTCTCATTGGAGTATAGTAATTCTAGTTAGACCTAAGTGATCTCATTGAGATTCTAATCAGCAAGTTTATATAGctagtaaaatattaaattatcatatttttgttttatttagctCAAAAAAAACTTTTGCACCATCATATCTATGTTTACTTGCAATGTCAATATTACGTGCTAATTGCTTATCATTCTTGTGCAGTATGGATGCTGCAAATGCTGGACGGATTGACCATACACGGCCTGGCTCTATTGACGATTCGGTGTTAAAGTTGCAGTCCACCCATCGGTCAGAAGCTATTTGGAATGGGCAGGTACAATACAGCagtaaatatttatgtaaaatgTACACGTATTTAATTCATACAATATACATGCAGACGTTTGTCATATGTTAATCCAAGGATTCGTTTTGTGCAGGATCCAGGGGCCCTTACTTGCCGTGGCCATACTGAAGAGTTCTCCAACCGAGAACCAATGGTAGATGATCGAGTTGTTGACATTATTAAGGCATTGGGCTTGGAGGGACTGCTGAGGCAGCCGGGTAGAGAGCTTGACCACGGCCTAATTACAGCCTTAGTGGAGCGATGGTGGCCCGAGACTCACACCTTCCACATGCCACATGGTGAGATGACCATTACATTGCAGGATGTGGAGGTGATTCTCGGGCTTCCTATCGATGGTGACGCTGTAACAGGGAGCACACAGAAAACTTGGACGACTGTGTGCGAGGAGTTCCTTGGCTTTCAACCAATAACTCAAGACCAGCATAAGGAACTTCATGGCCAAAGGATTCTCATCAAACAGCTTTTGGAGCAAGTTGCTAATCCATTGCCACCTAATGCCGAAGAGGATGAGCTGCATAAGTACGCACGATGCTATATCCTAGCGCTACTGGGGGACACAATATTCATGGACAAATCTGGCGATAGGGTGCATCTAATGTGGGTGCAGCAGTTGGAAGACCTTCGCAACCCACGAAGGTACAGTTGGGGGAGTGCTTGCCTTAAATGGTTGTACCGAGAGCTATGCAGAGCAAGCCATAAGGAAACCAATCAAATCGGTGGATGCTTACTGTTGGTGCAGTATTGGGTATGGGCCAGGTTCCCTTATTTGTGCCCGGCAATTGAGCGTGGCCCACCAGTAGGCGCTTATGGTCCTCCAGCGCGTGGTCCTCTGTACCTGAAGTAAGTCTCTACCTTATAAGGATTATTTCTTATTGTAGTGATATTATTAATTGCCTAGTTTTTATCTATAACATTATCTTAGTAGTTATATGTGATAACATTATAGTTTTAGTCATGACATTATCTTAGTAGGAAAGTTATAAATATTGATCTTTTGTTCTTGACAACACTTGTAGGTGGGCGTGggtcccaaacaagaaaaacaggCCTGCCCACATCTTCAGGGATAGGTATCGCCAGCAAATAGCTTCAATGCTGCCAAGCCAGGTATGAAAATGTCTTGTTTAACATGTTAACATGTTTAGGAACAAGATATATGTTTGgtgaattttgaaatataaacataGTTGCCTAATATGTTGCGTACTTGTTTTTGGGCTACTGTAGGTGGTGTGGCAGCCGTATGAAGCCGATTTTGAGGACCTTCCGCCATGGTGCGTTGCAGGGAGGGTTGTGTGGACGGCAACGGTGCCGCTTGTATGTTTCCACCTAGTAGAGATACATACACCGGATCGTGTCGTTCGTCAATTTGGGATGATCCAAGAAATTCCCGAAGATGTTGACACTGACCCCGTGCTTCATGCCATTGATTTGAGGGGGAAGGTGGGCGTTGATTGGATGCGGAAACATGCTCTGCATTTACTAAATTGGGGTAACCGCCTTCAACGGTGTTGTCAAGCAGTGCTTGGTGATATGCCTCCACAGCATGAGTACTTCGACTGGTTCAAAAGGGTGACTCGGAGGTTCATTGATGTTCCTGGTGCTACATTGACTATACTGGTAACTTCTCCACATCTTGTACATTTTACCGTACTCCTTAGCATGAAGCAATATTGCATGCATGAAGCAACATtacaaatttgataaaaatcaGTTTCAGAAAATTCGGTAAACATGTTACTAATTTATTCAACAATATTGCATGCATGCATGGACAACTTACAGAGTTATGTCATAGCTTTTTTATGATATAACCCTCGCATTTTGCAATTAAGAGTGAACACACATAGAGTTTTACGAAACCCTGGTCTCTGGATATGTAAATTGCCTATTTACAAACAACTGAACACTTACTTTCTAAAGGAGTCCACAAATGTAGCAAAAAGGTTAGAGTTCCTCTCAATAGTTATGCTAGGCAGTGCACATACCAACTTTTGCAACATTAGAGGGGACATAAACCAGACCATTAGTTAAATGTCAccaagctttaaaaaaaaaattgttgattgAAGGTGGACTATATATGAACTTTATTGAAAAGGATATCAGAATTTAGAACTGTGTATGAATAGTAGACACATACTCCAAGAATCATAACCATCGCCACCAGACACCATAAACTGATACCGCTCAGCAAGAGTACGCTTCGCTAGGCATTCCAGTACTAGATAGTTTAGCTCTTTAACTCTCTGAAGCAACTTAAGAGCAGCCATTGGCCTGTCACCTCCAAACCCAGCTCCACAGCCAACATAAACCTTCTCCCTTCGCTTTTGAGGATTAACTCTCTACAGTTAACGTTCAACATACTCATCTCTTCCACTGCTTCTCCATGCCAAATGAACAACAaccaaaatgaaagaaatttaaGGGAAAGAAATGCAAACTACCAGCTTGATCACACAATTATGAATTTCATCTCTGTCCTGGCTTTCCATTGTCACCTTAAGCTCCCTACAAACTGGTCCTGCTAGCAAATTAGTGATCAAATATCAATCCTGTGTATCCATCGAAAGCCAACTTTATTGAGATTATAGACACTTGAAGCTTGTTCTTTTAACATGTCCTTCGCATTTTCTAATTTAAAAGAAGACACTTCACAATTCACATCATGTCATATATTTCATCATTTCATTGTTGATACTCTTTAAACAATTACCAAATATGTATTTCAAGTAGTAGAAGCACAAGATTAGTAGAAGTTTTGCCGTTTCAAAAAACAACTCTTTCAAAACTGCAAACAAAGCCTTACCTGCCATTTACTTCAAAGATATACCACCTTATaagatataaagaaaaaatgtgcACAGATCCGCATTACTAGAGAATCAGTATCACCTTGAATAACTCatgtacataaattttttttttttttttttgaagtccataattttggaaatattcAGTGAATTATCCCCTGAGTATCTAAGCTCATATGGCTATAAGCACCAAAACATTGGAGGGTTTTCAATACCACTTCCAGGAAGCACTCACTTTTCACAAACACCAAAGGAAGCACTAAACTTTTTCgttcattattttttaagaagtaactctaaaattttatgttaaacCCATCACAGTCCAGCTTACTCACAATCATTTGAAAGCCTTTCAAATGATATTTTCTGGCCATCAAAATATGACCAAAAATTTTGCTCAATCTATCCATCTCACAGAAAACCCATTAACTATTTTTCAACTACCAGTCAATAACCCTCATTAATTCCACCAAATTAGTAATCAAATGGTTCAATTTTACTTAGTATTAGCAAAGCTCATCTTTTGGTTTGTAGTATACAATAAAAGATGTCTTTTTTTGGTCagacaaaatacaaaaaacgcTTGAGAGAAACATAGACTCACCGCAAAAGCTTTGTTGAAGGTGATGAAACAGGGAAACTGCTGCTGTAATGTAATGAGCCGGTGTACAACTGTGAAGAAATCAAGTCAAATTTTGGAGCTCATCATTTTTTGGGGCTGaagtccaaaaaaataattagttttaaattatttttgtaaatgaaTTAAACTCTATttgggagagggaaaaaaaaatacattgtaTTACGTTAGTTTTTGGCGAAAATGGCCAACTGGCCTTAAAAACGaaactatctagttagtaggcTCTTTTTAGAACATGATATATGTGGTCCAATGTATGCTTAGCATCAAAGAAGTAGGTTAAAGTTGTTTTCTACTTAAGATTCCTTATAGAGAACTTTATTTGTTTACCTTATAGAGAACTTTGTTGATTTCAAAATCTAATTTCAAAATCGAAGGTCATATTTCTTATTTCAGCCTTTAGAGTTATGGTATATATTCTTCTTCCcaattttttatggaataacTTGAATTGCCCTACAAGTAGAGGGCCCATAAAACATTGATTGTTCATTCGTACATACATAAACTGTATTGCATTACTGATATACATGGTTTTTCCATGTGCAGATTGAAGGATACCTCCGTTTGTTGAGCCGTCACCCGGTGGGCACGGAGGACCACCAGGATATTATAGATGTGCTAACTGCAGTACAGGTGATTGGCCGTGTACGACCTCGGGACCTTAAGGTCCCGAATGAGGAGGCAGCTACTCCTGCCGCAGCAGCTACTCCTGCAGCAGCAGCTACTCAGAGGCCAAGCACTACTGAGAGC
This genomic window contains:
- the LOC115966885 gene encoding serine/threonine-protein phosphatase 7 long form homolog, with translation MDAANAGRIDHTRPGSIDDSVLKLQSTHRSEAIWNGQDPGALTCRGHTEEFSNREPMVDDRVVDIIKALGLEGLLRQPGRELDHGLITALVERWWPETHTFHMPHGEMTITLQDVEVILGLPIDGDAVTGSTQKTWTTVCEEFLGFQPITQDQHKELHGQRILIKQLLEQVANPLPPNAEEDELHKYARCYILALLGDTIFMDKSGDRVHLMWVQQLEDLRNPRRYSWGSACLKWLYRELCRASHKETNQIGGCLLLVQYWVWARFPYLCPAIERGPPVGAYGPPARGPLYLKWAWVPNKKNRPAHIFRDRYRQQIASMLPSQVVWQPYEADFEDLPPWCVAGRVVWTATVPLVCFHLVEIHTPDRVVRQFGMIQEIPEDVDTDPVLHAIDLRGKVGVDWMRKHALHLLNWGNRLQRCCQAVLGDMPPQHEYFDWFKRVTRRFIDVPGATLTILIEGYLRLLSRHPVGTEDHQDIIDVLTAVQVIGRVRPRDLKVPNEEAATPAAAATPAAAATQRPSTTESPSTSIAPTRRLVFVPLELSLPLIPLHPPHIHPLAPQSLHPPYIHLVVPPSPH